The genomic stretch ATGACGAAGGAGAGATTTCAgcaatgaaaaacatgaaatagtATAATTTCAATCCTGTGGTTAGAGAGGCCACGATTTGTTTTCTACAGGGCCATTTTCTACATATATGATTCATCTAAAGTATGTCCAGTCAGAACGTCGTACATATATTTTCTATATTCGCTGGGATTGAATGGCTCAGTTACAGACTCTCCCAATAAAATTCTCTCAGCATACCAAGATATATACACACCACAACTGTGACTATCTTTTTGAGTAGTATGGTCAGGAAAGGAAACATTCCAATTACCTGAATAGTCTTCcagtttgaattttaaaaaatcaatccaCCGGCTAACAACGTAACTGTATGTGTTATCTATTTTTACTGTTATGGGGTCATAAAAAAACAATTGCCTTTCTGCCCTGTCAGCTACCAACAATGTCCAATGAGAATTATTTGCATTTAGAGGAATAATGAAATGAGAGTAGCCTTTAAGATGTAGCTTACGAAATGATAATTTTAGGGTTTCAAAGGAAACAGACCCTGCAACAAACTGAGAAACTGCAGGATCAATACAACAGTATTTCTCGTCAATGGCacatattttatacaaaaagGCTCCTATTATAGTATCATACAACCAACCCTTGCGGAAATCTTTCGCCACTGCCTGCAAGCGATTAACTACAGTATCTGATATGAAATAATCGAGAGACTTTAGATGAATCATATTTATAGAAAATGGTCCTGTGGAAAACAAAGTTCGAGAAAGGTCACAATCATTCATAATGGGATCAGTGAAAGAACCACCAGTTCCCTCTCCTAAAAGATTTCTTCTAATTTCACTTCTTCTAGTTACATCCGGCTTTTTAAAACGATGTGCAGTAACTTCTCTATCCTTAATAGTTTGAAATAACTTACACTGAGGACTCAGCTTAGAATTTGGAGGGATTGTTTCATGCTCTAAGCTGACAGGGCAATTAACGTTTTTGAGCAGAAGAGACTCACATTTTTCAATAAGCAATTGCAGTGAATTATTAAGGTATGGCAGAAGAATGGTTATTTCTCCATTACCACCCAAAGATTTGAGTCTATCTGAAAGAGAGGTGAATCTACGAAACATTTCTTCACTTGAGTCAACTTCTTCATTAGAAGTTGAAAATGGAATACTTTTGTAAACAAGTTGTGCTGAAGGATTGTGCGCATCAGATTTAGGTGGCTGATTTCGCACTGTCAAAGAATGGACTTTGTGAACATGTTTGCAAAGGGAGTGTTGATCAGAACATGAGCAAATGTACATATGGCAACAAAGATCCCAACAGGATGTCTCACAGCACTTGATGAAGCACAGATGAGGAATGTTGCAAAAAGGTGAAATAcaggaaatattgtattttaCTGAAGAATCTGACTGGGATCTTATATTCCATGTTCGATCATCAATCTTCACCACATCCTCATCCAATATTTTCATCCCCTTCCAATGACGACCTTTTAATTGCTGCTGAAAACCTAATGGGGGCTCCTCAGTCATTCTTTTAAACatcaaattaaaatgacaactttTTTGGATACGCTGCAGCACATTTATCAAATCATCAAGCCTACGATTCACTTTCCTGTTTAGATAATGTGTTTTTAGCTTGTTGTGGAAAGCTTCAACAAACATATTAGTGTCAGTATCAGCGTGGGGAAAATTTCTGAAGCACATCGCCCACTTTTCCACTTTACTgcaataaacatttttgaaatactCAACGAAGTCAAATGCAATAGGAGAATACTTAGAAATGAATGCCTCCAACATGGATGtgaataacttttcatttttttcatctatcaggGTTTCCAGATTTTCATATACTTCAGAAATTAactcatcattattttttacctttctaTGTAAATTCCTCTGCCAATTTCTTTTAACGTGCCATGAACAGAGTAAATGTCTCACCTTGGGCCCAAAAACATTTGCCACTGCATTCCCTAAAGCTTCATCACCATCAGTCATTACAGCATTTACAATGAGGTTTGGGCATTTATCTACTAAGGACTTCAATATACATACTAATGTTTGCTCATCTAGGTGGTTAGTTATAAAATGTGCCACAGGATAGCCCACACCATACTCATCAGGTGTAATGAAATTCAGCAAATGAAATTTATACTGGTTTGTGTCATGCGTGGAGTCAATGCACAGAATCCTACTACATCCAGCAATGATTTCagatttttgttgtttattttgtaTCCCTAAAACAAAAAGATCAGGATTATGGTGAACATGATTGAACTTATCGCTACCTATTTCTACTGGCTTACCTAAtggtttataaattaaaatcgaatccCTGCATTCTTCATTCATTGTATACACTAGCAAGTGAACTGCAACAGCATCATCTTTATGGAGACGCTTTTTTAGATTTAgctcatatttcattttatttatctgatGAGTGGTAATGAAATGTTCTTTAACTGGTATTATGccttcaaaatctgaatttggaGGTTGCAAAGTTTCTTGTATAGTGAGGGCAGGCACACCTTGCTCTAAAAGATTGTTTATATGGatttttgtcgatttttcccaCCTATAGAAcaacacatttttaaattccagGCCATGATTATGGGCagaaatgtattttacatgtacTTCGGACCCTTTCTCCTTAACTATCATCCTAGAAGAGCAGTTAGTATTTGGCATGAGGCCATATTTCCTCTTTCTGCTCGTCTTGTTACTCACAGTGTCctttttatgattattatcaAATTTACAAATGAAGTATTGAGTCGAGCAATCCCCATTAACAATCTCCCCCGAATGCTTAACATAAGAAAGGTTATTTTTCTCGCACTGTTCTTTCTTCcaaagcaaaaattcagaaatatccttgaaagtaaaattttggacCAATATATCTTCCTTATGATAAGATTGTAAATGATTTACCAAAGCAGACTGGGTATGAAACTGAATTTCACATTCGGAATGCGGACAACTTATGAATTTTGTTGCCAAGGGCTGACACGTTTTCTTATGCCTACTAAAGTTACTTTTGTTCGAATACGAAACGTGGCAAATAGGGCACACCCTAGGATATACAACACATTCATCCACCTTCCCACATGTTCTTTTGTGCTTAAAAAAGGTAGACCTGGATTGATACGTTTTGCTACAAGTGTCACACATTCGCGGGTAAATAGAAGTTTGGCAACTACCTTTCCCATCTGAGCCGCCATTACTCTGACGATAGTTTGAACAGTTACCCCTAGTAAGACAGAGAATTTTTGAGTCCAATTGTGAGTCCCTTTGGGTTTTAAAGCAATGACTATTTTCAGAAAAACCAATAGGAGAATGATAGGAGAGAGAGGAAGACATTTCATTTTGAAGACAGTTTTTGCAAGAAAATGTAttagatatttttgaaatatttggtaATACTTTGGTGTGCCTGGGAAATAATTGAACACTGCTTATTTTTTCATGACTATTATGGGAAGATACGGAAAAATTCAAGGAACGAGATGATGTTAGTAGCGAAGATGTtgaatttggatgttttttacaAGGCTTTCCTAACTTGGAAGCATGCTTTACtcttttttggtttttaatttgatAAGGTATACTACATTCAGGGACATTTGGCACAAGGGATTCTCCAACAGTTTCCAAAACAGACCATCTGTTTGAAACAGGAATATTGTATGGTGAAGAAGTGCATTCTTGGTTTTTGAGATGTGCTTTGAAAGATGAGAAAGTACTCTGGTTCCATGGACAGTTATGAGATAAAGAGATACTTGATGTAGGGGGTGACACTGGTGAATTCAGCTTGTTTGGCATTGAGGAAATAGAAGGACATTTGGATCTTCGCAGAAGAGGGAAGGCAGAGGatgtttttttcaaatcagaAGGTGTATTTATAAGCACCGGAGTTGAGAGTGAGACAGGTTTGTTGATGATATGTGATAAGTGAGTTAGCTTAGGGGTGAAGGCGGCTTGTTTGTTAGAGACAGAAATGGTTGGTACTTGATGAGCATTGATGGAGGATTTATTAGAGAAAGAAGTTGGAATGAGCACAGGAGATGGGACAGAGACAGGCTTTTTTATTAAATGAGGTAGCATGGCTGCCTTGGGGGCGAAGGAGGCTTGTTTGTTAGAGATAGAAATAGTTGGCACTTGATGAGTATTGATGGAGGATTTGCTAGAGAAAGAAGTTGGAATGAGCACAGGAGATGAGACAGAGACAGGCTTTTTTATTAAATGAGGTAGCATGGCTGCCTTGGGGGTGAAGGAGGCTAATTTGACAGGGTTAGAAGAAGCTGGGAGTTTCTGAGATGCAGAGGCAACCAGCCTGTTGGAAGTAGTAGTTGGGACAGCCTGAGGAGCAAAAGAAGCTGGTTGGTTAGGGGTAACAGAAGTTGGGTCCCGCAGAGCTCCTAAAGATGTTGGTTGCATCGGAGTTATAGTCTGAACAGTTTGAGAAGCTGAGCAGGCAGGTGTGTTGAGGCCAGAAATTGTGGGGACAGCCAGAGGATCAACagggattgattttgaagtgacAGATGCAGGGACTGAAGGAGGAGTTGCTGGTTTGGCAAGGATAGAAGAAGATGGCATGAGGACAGGAGTTAAGACAGAAGCAGGTCTAACGACAAAAGAAGAATTCGGTTTCTTAGAGATTACCTTGGAAAGAGGGGGAAAATTTGAATCATTCAAGAGAGAAGGATTGGAAGATGATAGACATGGAGTGGGAGGCATTTTCTTCAATAAAGTATACCTAACTTGAAGGCAAAAAGTAATGACGTTACCTAATAGACACTGCACCCCATCTGGAGATAGATGCAGCCCATCCCTGGATAGGAGCTTATGAAAGGGATCCCAGGCAGTCTCCTTGAACTTCTCCCAGTTGTTTATGAAGTATGCACCATGACTGTTGAAAAAAAAGGATGAGCTATGTTTCAATAGTAGCaacagaaaaatatcacaaagcACATATTTTCAATGAAGGTGATATTACCGAGATGCAAAATCTCGTAAGAGGAGATTGAGTCTCTCAATCTTAATGTTCATCCTCTGAATGCGGTTCTCCTCCCACGCCGACTCAGGCCTGAACCTATTCTGGCCCCGCAACAGAACACTCGATATGTGCAAGCGCACACTGGGGTTCCCTGCATATATCGTCTCCACCAGTGCCGCATAGTGGCTTACCACTTCTTCAGGTGATTGACCTGTGATGGAAGCATGACCACAGAATACAATGCATGCTGGATACATATtagaataatgaaaatgtgtagGTGCCAACATGAATAGAACAAACTCACCACAAATAAGGTTATTGGTCCCCAAATGGAGCACAAcgtcattaaaaaatgaagtggcCAACACCATTGACTCCGACACTTCATGTACACCCATTCCAGAGTTGGATATTATGGTGACATCAAACCCTGGAAATTGGTGTGCGTACATGCTGGCATATTTCCATTGGGAGGCCCCAATGACCAGCAACCCAGGAGCAGCCATTCCTGAGAGACAAATGGGAGGAtaacattattataaaataagtaaaacacAATTTCAACCGTTATTACAGAAAGGGACACtcaccaaaaagaaaaaactctTGCGCCCAACTGAGGAATTACCACCAAAACAAATCTCCACCTGTGCAACGAAACGTGGTAATTTGGAATTATGAGCATTACGTGGGTAGGCACATAAATGAACTCACCGACGATGAACTtcaaatgccgttttacacggggcacgtaattgcacattGTGACATATGAACGATTGCaaagtcaaaattgcgtcgcgcaCAGCGGTGAATTGCAAAATATTCTTATTTCGTGCAAGTATTCGCGCGATAGCACGCTATCATGAGAAATTAATGTACTCTATCCGGCGCAATCGCgtgcaaagtgtaaaacggtatCAATAGAAATAACATATTTCATATATATTGGTTAATAATGCACACGTTCAAAAAATAAACACCAAGCACATGTGACCGTGAGTCAAAGACAGGAAAAGCAAGCAAAAGGTCAATTAAACCAACCCActagtaaattttaaatacgaTTCGTAGGTTAAGAATGAGCACGCTAAAATCACAACCAAGATTAGCAGCAATGCAATAAGAATAAGCAAGCAAATGAGAAATAGACCTAGCACATGTGACCGTGAGTCACACACAAGAAAAGCAAGCAAAAGGTCAATTACAACCAACCTACCAGTAAATTTTAAGTACGATTCGTAGGTTAAGAATGAGCACGCTAAAATCACAACCAAGATTAGCAGCAATGCAATAAGAATAAGCAAGCAAAGGAGAAATAGACCTAGCACATGTGACCGTGAGTCACACACAAGAAAAGCAAGCAAAAGGTCAATTACAACCAACCTACCAGTAAATTTTAAGTACGATTCGTAGGTAAAGAATGAGCACGCTAAAATCACAACCAAGATTAGCAGCAATGCAATAAGAATAAGCAAGCAAAAGAAGAAATAGGTAGCAACAGTTCCATCACATAATTTATTCACCTCCATATAAGATGACCATGAGTAAATTTTCAATACTTACCGCCATATAAAGTCACCATGAGTAAATTTTCAATACTTACCGCCATATAAAGTGACCATGAGTAAATTTTCAACACTTACCGCCAAGAAAACTCAAGCTTACAAGTACCCACAGCCTTGCTCCTGGAAGTCCCGCCACAGAGTGAGAAGGAAAAGTTGAAGATCTAATAGTTCCATGGGCGCCGCGAAAAAGGCAGCGGCGCTGGCgtcaggtatgccaaaaaggttATCCCTTCCTCCGGTCTCTAAAACTCCTCCTTCGCTGCCTTGGCCGCCGCGACGGGAGGGGTACCGCCCCTCCATTCCCTCTCCACCTCTTCCCCTCACTCCGCTGCCGCAGCCGCGGGAGGGGTATCAATCCTCCAAGTCCTCATCGCTTCCTCCCCTCTCGCCCCTTCCAGTTTCCCTCCCCTTGAAGCTCGCTCTACGACACGCCCGCGAACTTCTGCTCGCGCGACGCGGGACAAGGCTGGCACTCCTACTTACGTGAGCCAATCGGATGAACCTCCTTCAGCGGAGAGCAAGACAGTGGGTGCTTTGTttcctttcaaaacaaaaaagatcaCGCCTGTCACTGCTGGCCCTAATAAAGAATTTGGAATCATTctcccggcgcacagtggtcccaaatcgaaaaaagctggccaaaagtcgttttttcgaaaattttcaaggaatttttgaaccttattttcggattctacaggatatggtctacaaaatacactactaagttagtatttttgttcatcagagcggctgcagtgatccgtcaaacatggagcattcaccgtaaaaatcacagttgcgtgaaatcggtcgattttgaggaagttcagcgtcatgcaggacaacctttacgcgatatatttggccaaaaacattttaaactagaaatataaacattattacatagtgggacataaattttattcggattttactatgtttactattttatatatattttgcaacttttagtgtttttacccgaattttcaaataaaatgtacaatatcgtttagagaggcacgtgaatgcacggtgtcttttgcaccaatacaaagggaaaagtatatgctacgcagtagtgaagaaaagttttgctactagttgctactccgacctcagcattgatttaactataatgatgcaatgcgctgacgcgggcggcggcctggctggcgcgtggtagggctcgaggaaatccagtatttatggttgttattcaacattgttggatattttatttctacaaaaaatatttaccctatgaataaacatctcttgtcatacgtagaacgttttatcattaatagtttccacttgaccttaccttttatttacgcgtgcccatgctctcataaaaattgcttaaggactcgagcggaaggatatatttatggaacgaaagttcgcagctgtgcttatagtaatcctcaaaaacatgaatgcattcaaaacaaaaaagaatccctcaaatgctactccaccctttccttccgttagacgggttagttttcgccctcacgcggcacattgtccctctgtcgcctcctcagcggcctcctcaaccacatgcagggcaaatgacggccgaaaaggcctaccCTATTGATTGCACCCATCGGGAAAaaacaaccaccgctctctgtacacttgttatgaattgcactttggccaccggggatgaacggagtaagccttttcacctttcaaatgtgatattttctagaaaatggagataatagcatcgcgaacctcacactgtggaacccccaaagtacttctagacatcgcttgcccgaaaatttctcgccaaaactcagttttactcagactttgccaaacgaaagacgtgaaagttagtttcctcaagcgtgaagatcgagtcttgaaaaagtcgagtatcctcgaactttttaaagaagacttgtggggttgaagaagagtgcccatagtgctttagttcgataactctgaaaattttcacgcgtcttgagatgcatgaaaaatttcttgaaagtggaaaagggtccgtatcgtttaaaaaccaatacttattggattgctggagcaacaagttagagttagatgaggacgttaattcaaaagttatcctaaaaaaattggggagaagtgttttttctctcaaattatcttcgccggtggaaggaaagaaaaagaaatgacaggttttatagaagaaagttcgctgattgcctaaatgagaagttgaaatttcctccgcctttatttaaacaatttgagaagtccagtgaaagggcctagagatggaaaacggaggatcttagagctagcacatcgccagtagagcatccatgagttatcgaagcaaaggtgatgagttcgtgacgaaaataataaatgtggtgacaacaaccactctctcaatagcgcggcgagtgttatcaaaatggagagccaaggatgtgaggcaaagtaaaatctcccacgaagaagccctttccatgatcgtttctggtaatttcacgaaacatcagtacttgctcctccgacggacatctaaagaagctgcccttcctattgtccacttgtccgaggaggcaatggaggcgaggaataaggacataagattcagggagcaccatgcaaggaaattttcctggaaagcaacgaatgaagacctgtttaaaagattactcctaacttcagatgcaatgatatcaagtatttctaaggctcaaagaaggaaattacttcaattaccagtcgaggtaaagagtttattaatcctggaagaattgagtggatgacgactgtgatgaggatttgtcggataatgatcatgaatgtatttaaatttttttcgtaacaatgactgggaaataaggaaagataaggagaaatgttaacgtATTTTTTTGATAGTtgaaaaagcccaaattaatggaaaatctcatttaatttttcgttccaaatcatgtgctcgttaaattgatgcctcacttcgtaaagagcttactgcaagcgtatcaataaatttggcg from Ischnura elegans chromosome 7, ioIscEleg1.1, whole genome shotgun sequence encodes the following:
- the LOC124162325 gene encoding uncharacterized protein LOC124162325 translates to MAAPGLLVIGASQWKYASMYAHQFPGFDVTIISNSGMGVHEVSESMVLATSFFNDVVLHLGTNNLICGQSPEEVVSHYAALVETIYAGNPSVRLHISSVLLRGQNRFRPESAWEENRIQRMNIKIERLNLLLRDFASRHGAYFINNWEKFKETAWDPFHKLLSRDGLHLSPDGVQCLLGNVITFCLQVRYTLLKKMPPTPCLSSSNPSLLNDSNFPPLSKVISKKPNSSFVVRPASVLTPVLMPSSSILAKPATPPSVPASVTSKSIPVDPLAVPTISGLNTPACSASQTVQTITPMQPTSLGALRDPTSVTPNQPASFAPQAVPTTTSNRLVASASQKLPASSNPVKLASFTPKAAMLPHLIKKPVSVSSPVLIPTSFSSKSSINTHQVPTISISNKQASFAPKAAMLPHLIKKPVSVPSPVLIPTSFSNKSSINAHQVPTISVSNKQAAFTPKLTHLSHIINKPVSLSTPVLINTPSDLKKTSSAFPLLRRSKCPSISSMPNKLNSPVSPPTSSISLSHNCPWNQSTFSSFKAHLKNQECTSSPYNIPVSNRWSVLETVGESLVPNVPECSIPYQIKNQKRVKHASKLGKPCKKHPNSTSSLLTSSRSLNFSVSSHNSHEKISSVQLFPRHTKVLPNISKISNTFSCKNCLQNEMSSSLSYHSPIGFSENSHCFKTQRDSQLDSKILCLTRGNCSNYRQSNGGSDGKGSCQTSIYPRMCDTCSKTYQSRSTFFKHKRTCGKVDECVVYPRVCPICHVSYSNKSNFSRHKKTCQPLATKFISCPHSECEIQFHTQSALVNHLQSYHKEDILVQNFTFKDISEFLLWKKEQCEKNNLSYVKHSGEIVNGDCSTQYFICKFDNNHKKDTVSNKTSRKRKYGLMPNTNCSSRMIVKEKGSEVHVKYISAHNHGLEFKNVLFYRWEKSTKIHINNLLEQGVPALTIQETLQPPNSDFEGIIPVKEHFITTHQINKMKYELNLKKRLHKDDAVAVHLLVYTMNEECRDSILIYKPLGKPVEIGSDKFNHVHHNPDLFVLGIQNKQQKSEIIAGCSRILCIDSTHDTNQYKFHLLNFITPDEYGVGYPVAHFITNHLDEQTLVCILKSLVDKCPNLIVNAVMTDGDEALGNAVANVFGPKVRHLLCSWHVKRNWQRNLHRKVKNNDELISEVYENLETLIDEKNEKLFTSMLEAFISKYSPIAFDFVEYFKNVYCSKVEKWAMCFRNFPHADTDTNMFVEAFHNKLKTHYLNRKVNRRLDDLINVLQRIQKSCHFNLMFKRMTEEPPLGFQQQLKGRHWKGMKILDEDVVKIDDRTWNIRSQSDSSVKYNISCISPFCNIPHLCFIKCCETSCWDLCCHMYICSCSDQHSLCKHVHKVHSLTVRNQPPKSDAHNPSAQLVYKSIPFSTSNEEVDSSEEMFRRFTSLSDRLKSLGGNGEITILLPYLNNSLQLLIEKCESLLLKNVNCPVSLEHETIPPNSKLSPQCKLFQTIKDREVTAHRFKKPDVTRRSEIRRNLLGEGTGGSFTDPIMNDCDLSRTLFSTGPFSINMIHLKSLDYFISDTVVNRLQAVAKDFRKGWLYDTIIGAFLYKICAIDEKYCCIDPAVSQFVAGSVSFETLKLSFRKLHLKGYSHFIIPLNANNSHWTLLVADRAERQLFFYDPITVKIDNTYSYVVSRWIDFLKFKLEDYSGNWNVSFPDHTTQKDSHSCGVYISWYAERILLGESVTEPFNPSEYRKYMYDVLTGHTLDESYM